One Desulfobulbus oligotrophicus DNA segment encodes these proteins:
- a CDS encoding carboxymuconolactone decarboxylase family protein — protein sequence MSSPRFQQGMEKLKELCVADENSPTGHMEIGDSFKDIAPDLTRMVVEFAFGDVYARPGLSNRQKVLTTISALVAQGTPQIGMHVITGLNVGLTADEIAGCIVHLIPYVGFPRALNALKVAQEVFKEQGVKITLAHELTNR from the coding sequence ATGAGCAGTCCACGTTTTCAGCAGGGTATGGAGAAGTTGAAAGAGTTATGTGTTGCCGATGAGAACAGCCCCACCGGGCATATGGAGATTGGCGATAGTTTCAAGGATATTGCGCCGGACCTGACCCGTATGGTCGTTGAGTTTGCTTTTGGTGATGTGTACGCACGTCCGGGCCTGAGCAACAGGCAAAAGGTGCTGACCACCATCTCTGCCCTGGTGGCCCAGGGTACGCCGCAGATCGGTATGCATGTTATTACCGGTCTTAACGTAGGCCTGACCGCCGATGAGATTGCCGGCTGCATTGTACACCTGATCCCCTATGTGGGTTTCCCAAGGGCACTGAATGCGTTGAAGGTTGCCCAGGAAGTGTTTAAGGAGCAGGGTGTGAAGATAACCCTGGCCCATGAGCTGACCAACAGATAG
- a CDS encoding TonB-dependent receptor plug domain-containing protein: protein MNIPPKNICAHCSLPMLAVLAMWICQPVPAHARTTVDTSTPMHHLSLEELIVTESAGDEQATVIGHKEIQKGRSTTVPDLLKNEPDIAVNRKALMGDTGDTVQIRGMSGNRILLNIDGRPANAAGSHGAYFIDWSTVPLDNVEKIEIIKGGSSVKYGNNASGGVINVVTKKPTKDPVTTLFASLAAAEDLDLVQNYRITHSNKIGAVGFSIGASFQDADEYLWNNDYQAKNIGTKLYFDTPGGGDLSLGVQYTDTTRGFAIINRRSTDPDSPGWSQPFNSGYPLSLGDSFAPSRGNVTVAGPGASWDKTKYLLDMHLTQPIGDTRVIFKAYQNHEDRDEKNYSANWVNPAYANGQLVLDRTVKSDRSYGGTLEAIVPIGASHELDGGIDYKVAKTGGQEVHFVDRTYGLRGPMNDSSGGSSLMWGYFLQDNWTVTDNLLLTPGVRFDTYKSPEWDDPSNIRTESLKDEGLSLSLSATYNLTDQDTFTVAAYRKIVTPSDPDVTWWHDGIESFLYDETLKLETNQGFEFAYQHAFTSKTAVRFSSYYYDIKDYISRFSRTVGTSSVRGCYNIDAVKIAGAAIDGTLALTDTLILRANATYLTSKKEGDIMDTANLTDELEYTPKWKINAGFDWRLPYNLTLSSTARYVDEQYTIVTNRLRTVDSYITVDAELNLALNKNAQVGLFVEDLFDEEYEERYGYALPGRVIGMQMRYTF, encoded by the coding sequence ATGAACATCCCGCCAAAAAATATCTGTGCCCACTGTTCACTGCCGATGCTGGCCGTTCTGGCGATGTGGATCTGTCAACCAGTGCCGGCCCACGCCAGGACCACGGTCGATACCAGCACACCGATGCACCATCTCTCGCTGGAAGAACTCATTGTCACCGAGAGTGCCGGCGATGAACAGGCCACTGTCATCGGCCACAAGGAGATTCAAAAAGGTCGCAGTACCACCGTACCCGATCTGCTGAAGAACGAACCCGACATTGCCGTCAACCGCAAGGCCCTGATGGGTGACACCGGCGATACCGTGCAGATTCGTGGTATGTCCGGTAACCGCATCCTGCTCAATATCGACGGCCGACCGGCCAATGCCGCCGGGTCCCATGGCGCCTACTTCATCGACTGGAGTACCGTTCCCCTGGACAACGTGGAAAAAATCGAGATCATCAAAGGCGGCAGCTCGGTCAAATACGGCAACAATGCCAGCGGCGGGGTGATCAACGTTGTCACCAAAAAACCCACCAAAGACCCGGTGACCACGCTCTTCGCCAGCCTGGCCGCTGCTGAAGATCTGGATCTGGTACAGAATTACCGTATCACCCACAGCAACAAGATCGGGGCTGTTGGGTTCTCCATCGGTGCCAGCTTCCAGGATGCGGATGAGTATCTGTGGAACAACGATTACCAGGCGAAAAACATCGGTACCAAACTCTACTTCGACACTCCCGGCGGTGGCGATCTGTCCCTGGGCGTGCAGTACACCGACACCACCCGGGGCTTTGCCATTATCAACCGCCGTTCCACCGATCCGGATTCACCGGGCTGGTCGCAACCATTCAACAGCGGATATCCCCTTTCTCTGGGCGACAGTTTTGCGCCCAGCCGGGGCAACGTCACTGTGGCCGGTCCCGGAGCCAGCTGGGATAAAACCAAATACCTTCTGGATATGCACCTTACCCAGCCCATTGGTGATACCAGGGTCATTTTCAAAGCTTATCAGAATCATGAAGATCGTGATGAAAAAAATTACTCGGCCAACTGGGTAAACCCGGCCTATGCGAACGGCCAGCTGGTACTGGACCGCACCGTCAAGTCCGACCGTTCCTACGGCGGCACCCTGGAAGCCATTGTGCCGATCGGCGCCAGCCACGAGCTGGATGGCGGCATTGACTATAAGGTGGCTAAAACCGGCGGTCAGGAGGTGCATTTTGTTGACCGGACCTATGGTCTGAGAGGGCCGATGAACGACTCTTCCGGCGGCTCGTCGCTGATGTGGGGCTACTTCCTTCAGGACAACTGGACCGTTACCGACAACCTGCTGCTCACCCCTGGTGTACGTTTTGATACCTACAAGTCACCGGAATGGGACGACCCGTCCAATATACGCACCGAAAGCCTGAAGGACGAGGGCCTGAGCCTGTCGCTGAGCGCCACCTACAACCTGACCGACCAGGATACCTTCACCGTTGCCGCCTATCGCAAAATCGTCACACCGTCTGACCCGGATGTCACCTGGTGGCACGACGGCATCGAGAGTTTCCTCTACGACGAGACGCTCAAGCTGGAGACCAATCAGGGTTTTGAGTTTGCCTACCAGCATGCCTTTACCTCAAAAACCGCTGTCAGGTTCAGCAGCTATTACTATGACATTAAAGACTATATCAGCCGCTTTTCACGCACTGTGGGCACCTCATCCGTCCGCGGCTGCTATAACATCGATGCGGTGAAAATTGCCGGTGCCGCCATCGACGGCACCCTGGCGCTGACCGATACCCTGATTCTACGCGCCAACGCCACCTACCTCACCTCCAAAAAGGAGGGTGATATCATGGATACCGCCAACCTGACCGACGAACTGGAGTACACGCCCAAGTGGAAGATCAATGCCGGATTTGACTGGCGCCTGCCCTACAACCTGACGCTCAGCTCAACCGCCCGCTATGTTGACGAGCAGTACACCATTGTCACCAACAGGCTGCGCACCGTGGACTCCTATATCACGGTGGATGCGGAACTGAACCTGGCGCTCAACAAAAACGCCCAGGTCGGCCTTTTTGTTGAGGACCTGTTTGACGAAGAGTACGAGGAACGCTACGGCTACGCGCTGCCGGGCCGAGTTATCGGTATGCAGATGCGCTATACGTTTTAA
- a CDS encoding ABC transporter substrate-binding protein — MPSWTHRIMLCLSCCLLLAGPGTAAPSPAAGTSAEPPVAALDPAALPPKTPTSRTITVTDCKGRDVQLQLPISRYAISTMDVIDYLIPLLGAEAFHKLVGSGQSGGHGIEKYRDLYTPIVGPYTAHLGQISEHNAPFDLEMLLTVAPDVLIVNSAMGAHRYALEIEPQLARAGIGLLLIDIPGTSVTSSIQDTLRLLGQVFQKEQRAAEVIGFIDAQFAPLLAARLDQRPDRPTVYYEMNRFANTFGPTQTSASSGWGAVIAAAGARNIADTILLKTAAAKSGSSTLDPEYILNQNPQIIVLSGGGGWMTPQQPAQPQSFDIVNRTGWHRLQAVKNGQVYALAHDLSRSVFGFYACQKLATIFFPDLRATIQPEDSMDEFFRRFMLVDSSVTNWCSRLGAESCR; from the coding sequence ATGCCTAGCTGGACACACCGTATTATGCTCTGTCTGAGCTGCTGCCTGCTCCTGGCCGGACCAGGTACAGCCGCCCCATCACCGGCTGCTGGAACATCTGCAGAACCACCTGTCGCTGCTCTCGATCCTGCCGCCCTGCCGCCCAAGACCCCGACCAGCCGGACCATCACGGTCACTGATTGCAAGGGACGCGATGTACAGCTGCAGCTGCCGATCTCCCGCTACGCCATCAGCACCATGGATGTGATTGATTACCTCATCCCGCTGCTTGGTGCTGAGGCGTTTCATAAACTGGTGGGCTCGGGACAGTCCGGCGGCCATGGCATTGAAAAGTACCGGGATCTCTACACACCGATTGTTGGTCCCTACACCGCCCATCTCGGCCAGATCTCCGAACACAACGCCCCCTTTGATCTGGAGATGCTGCTCACGGTTGCTCCGGATGTGCTCATCGTCAACTCGGCCATGGGCGCCCACCGTTATGCCCTGGAAATTGAACCCCAGCTTGCCAGGGCGGGCATCGGACTGCTGCTCATCGACATTCCCGGCACATCGGTGACCAGCTCGATCCAGGATACCCTCCGCCTGCTTGGCCAGGTCTTTCAGAAGGAACAACGCGCCGCCGAAGTGATCGGATTTATCGACGCCCAGTTTGCACCGCTGCTTGCCGCCAGGCTCGACCAGCGACCTGACAGACCAACGGTGTATTACGAGATGAACCGTTTTGCCAACACCTTCGGCCCCACCCAGACCAGTGCTTCCAGCGGCTGGGGAGCGGTGATCGCCGCTGCCGGTGCCCGCAACATCGCCGACACGATACTGCTTAAAACAGCGGCAGCCAAAAGCGGGAGCAGCACCCTGGATCCTGAATACATCCTTAACCAGAATCCGCAGATTATTGTGCTCAGCGGCGGCGGGGGCTGGATGACACCGCAGCAACCGGCTCAGCCCCAGTCCTTTGACATTGTCAATCGCACCGGCTGGCACCGGTTACAGGCCGTAAAAAACGGCCAGGTGTATGCCCTGGCCCACGATCTGAGCCGCTCTGTCTTCGGGTTTTACGCCTGTCAGAAGCTGGCAACCATCTTTTTTCCTGATCTGCGTGCCACCATTCAACCCGAGGACAGCATGGATGAGTTCTTCAGGCGGTTCATGCTGGTTGACAGTTCAGTGACCAACTGGTGCTCCCGCTTGGGCGCGGAGAGTTGCCGGTGA
- a CDS encoding FecCD family ABC transporter permease: MIRKRVLLSMALLIGVVLLLLLNISLGSTVISLPSLLGVLVTGEGPGNLATIVFDIRLPMALMSLAVGASLGISGCEIQTILRNPIASPYTLGITNAASFGAALGIILDTSVLRVAAPLMVTTNAFVFALLASGLVYGFSQRRGAGKTGIILFGIALNFLFAALTMILQYVSDDENLKSLIFWNMGSLLKTTWLKLILVLVVLLFCSLLLYRYSWQLTAMSLDDTKARSLGVDTRKMRRLVILLTSLLTAFATCFVGTIGFVGIIAPHIARSFVGEDQRFLLPLSGLIGGMVVSFAFAVSKLVIPGVILPIGLVTAIIGIPVFLSIIFSKMRLM; this comes from the coding sequence ATGATCAGAAAAAGGGTCCTGCTGAGCATGGCCCTGCTCATCGGCGTGGTGTTGCTGCTCCTGCTGAACATCTCCCTCGGCTCCACGGTCATCAGCCTGCCCTCGCTGCTGGGTGTGCTGGTGACCGGTGAGGGTCCCGGCAATCTGGCAACGATCGTCTTTGACATCCGCCTGCCCATGGCGCTGATGTCGTTGGCGGTCGGTGCCAGCCTGGGCATAAGCGGGTGCGAGATCCAGACCATCCTGCGTAACCCCATTGCCAGCCCCTACACCCTGGGCATCACCAATGCGGCCTCCTTTGGCGCAGCCCTGGGCATCATCCTTGATACCAGTGTGCTGCGTGTTGCAGCCCCCCTGATGGTGACCACCAATGCCTTTGTCTTTGCCCTGCTGGCCTCGGGGCTGGTGTATGGCTTTTCCCAACGCCGCGGCGCCGGTAAGACCGGCATCATCCTGTTCGGCATTGCCCTGAACTTTCTGTTCGCCGCACTGACCATGATCCTGCAGTATGTCTCTGATGATGAGAACCTCAAGAGCCTGATCTTCTGGAACATGGGAAGCCTGCTGAAGACAACCTGGTTAAAGCTGATCCTGGTGCTGGTGGTCCTGCTCTTCTGTTCTCTGCTTTTGTACAGGTATTCCTGGCAGTTGACCGCCATGTCTCTTGATGATACCAAGGCGCGAAGCCTGGGTGTTGATACCCGCAAGATGCGGCGTCTGGTTATCCTGCTCACCTCGCTGCTCACTGCCTTTGCCACCTGTTTTGTCGGCACCATCGGCTTTGTCGGTATCATCGCCCCCCATATCGCCCGCTCTTTTGTGGGTGAGGATCAGCGATTTCTGCTGCCGTTATCCGGGCTGATCGGCGGCATGGTGGTTTCCTTTGCCTTTGCCGTGAGTAAACTGGTCATCCCGGGTGTTATCCTGCCCATAGGTCTGGTGACCGCAATTATCGGTATCCCGGTGTTTCTCTCGATTATCTTCAGTAAGATGCGGTTGATGTGA
- a CDS encoding ABC transporter ATP-binding protein, producing MLSLHELSFVYQGKGQRPVFTGLNVTFRRGINVLLGPNGAGKTTLMQAIFGLLPYKGRIVYNGENVTAMQPERRLELMSYLPQMDIETSMLTVFEMVLLGRLPGLQYRVPQEEVDLVLTTLQALNIEPLAHRNFSELSGGQKKLVFIAQTLVRQPQLILLDEPVNSLDLQKQLELCRLLCQISHQQQVDILMVLHDINLAARYGEHLVVLNNDGSLYAAGTPNQVVNEEMLREVYGVVARINRDESGVPVVSPIRSVHATSRADLH from the coding sequence ATGCTGAGTCTGCACGAGTTGAGTTTTGTATATCAGGGTAAGGGGCAACGACCGGTGTTTACCGGTCTGAATGTCACCTTCAGACGCGGCATCAATGTGCTGCTGGGGCCCAACGGTGCCGGGAAAACCACGCTGATGCAGGCCATTTTCGGCCTGCTGCCCTACAAGGGCCGTATTGTCTACAACGGCGAAAACGTCACGGCAATGCAACCGGAACGCCGCCTGGAGCTGATGTCCTATCTGCCGCAGATGGATATTGAAACCTCCATGCTCACTGTTTTTGAAATGGTGCTGCTGGGCAGGCTGCCCGGGTTACAGTACCGGGTGCCCCAGGAAGAGGTTGATCTGGTGCTGACAACCCTGCAGGCCCTTAATATTGAACCGCTGGCCCACCGGAACTTCAGTGAACTCAGCGGCGGACAGAAGAAACTGGTCTTCATTGCCCAGACCCTGGTACGGCAGCCCCAGCTCATCCTTCTGGACGAACCGGTCAACTCGCTGGATCTGCAGAAGCAGCTGGAGCTGTGCCGGCTGCTGTGTCAGATCTCGCACCAGCAGCAGGTTGACATTCTCATGGTGCTGCATGACATCAACCTTGCGGCCCGTTATGGAGAGCATCTGGTTGTGCTCAACAACGACGGTAGCCTCTATGCTGCCGGCACACCCAACCAGGTTGTCAACGAAGAGATGCTGCGGGAGGTGTACGGTGTTGTCGCCAGAATCAACCGTGATGAAAGCGGCGTGCCGGTGGTGTCTCCCATCCGCTCGGTCCATGCAACAAGCAGAGCAGATCTGCACTGA
- a CDS encoding ABC transporter substrate-binding protein, giving the protein MQQEQLKKWLIVPAVILTVLLCGTTVQAADEIRFAYQDRIGSVLPIVAIKKGFFAEQGLTIKPLRFNSGPACAEALYAGSADIGGMGDTAAILMVARHPQFVIFASHATGEHRHRLMVRPDSTIHTLGDLTGKRVAVKKGTSTHGGLLAVLNEAQVDPAGLELVDLDPPTMVTALQAGSVDAFAASEPTPSVAEEKGAKQLLTLGGQGNFYPVLLLTRREFLQQNKEQMLRFVRALHQAQDYVAAHGEETVAMMASETGLSHSAARSALHRHYYSLRFDAAILASLQQTARFLHKQKMIETVPDFALPTYEILVQ; this is encoded by the coding sequence ATGCAACAAGAACAACTTAAGAAATGGCTGATCGTGCCGGCTGTCATCCTGACCGTACTTCTGTGTGGAACAACGGTCCAGGCGGCGGATGAGATTCGATTTGCGTATCAGGACCGTATCGGCAGCGTGCTTCCCATTGTCGCGATCAAGAAGGGATTTTTTGCCGAACAGGGGCTGACCATCAAACCCCTGCGCTTCAACAGCGGACCGGCCTGCGCCGAAGCACTCTATGCCGGTAGTGCCGATATCGGCGGAATGGGGGACACCGCCGCCATTCTCATGGTTGCCCGCCATCCGCAGTTTGTCATCTTTGCCAGCCATGCCACTGGCGAGCACCGCCACCGTCTCATGGTACGGCCGGATTCCACTATCCATACCCTTGGTGATCTGACAGGAAAACGGGTGGCCGTGAAAAAGGGTACCTCAACACATGGGGGTCTGCTTGCTGTTCTGAACGAGGCGCAGGTGGATCCGGCAGGTCTGGAGCTTGTTGATCTTGATCCGCCAACCATGGTAACGGCCCTACAGGCCGGTTCTGTGGATGCCTTTGCAGCCAGCGAACCAACGCCGTCGGTGGCGGAGGAAAAAGGAGCAAAGCAGCTGCTCACCCTGGGAGGGCAGGGGAATTTCTATCCTGTTCTCCTGCTGACGCGTCGGGAATTTCTGCAGCAGAATAAGGAGCAGATGCTGCGGTTTGTCAGGGCACTGCACCAGGCACAGGATTATGTGGCAGCACATGGCGAAGAAACAGTCGCGATGATGGCCTCTGAAACCGGGCTCTCTCACTCTGCTGCTCGATCTGCTCTGCACAGGCACTACTACAGTCTGCGTTTTGATGCCGCCATCCTGGCCAGCCTGCAACAGACAGCCCGGTTTTTGCACAAGCAGAAGATGATTGAAACGGTTCCTGATTTTGCTTTGCCTACATACGAGATACTTGTGCAGTAA
- a CDS encoding GIY-YIG nuclease family protein, whose translation MEDKHAYTYILASKRNGTLYTGVTSNLERRMYEHKNKTHPESFSAKYTVNLLVWYESGEDIQAAIELEKKIKNRSRAWKIALIEKNNPDWKDLSLDFVDSATTAAARPSCRMTGAGDKVISEPD comes from the coding sequence ATGGAAGATAAACATGCCTATACCTATATTCTTGCCAGCAAACGAAATGGAACACTTTACACCGGGGTGACCAGCAATCTGGAGCGCCGTATGTATGAACATAAAAACAAAACACACCCTGAAAGCTTCAGCGCAAAATATACTGTCAATCTACTGGTTTGGTACGAATCTGGAGAAGATATTCAGGCTGCCATCGAATTGGAGAAGAAAATTAAAAACAGAAGTAGAGCCTGGAAAATTGCTTTGATTGAGAAAAACAATCCTGATTGGAAAGATCTGAGTTTGGACTTTGTGGATTCTGCGACTACGGCCGCTGCGCGTCCTTCGTGCAGAATGACTGGTGCAGGTGACAAGGTGATATCTGAGCCAGATTGA
- a CDS encoding GIY-YIG nuclease family protein, with amino-acid sequence MEDKHAYTYILASKRNGTLYTGVTSNLERRMYEHKNKTHPESFSAKYTVNLLVWYESGEDIQAAIELEKKIKNRSRAWKIALIEKNNPDWKDLSLDCMDSATTAAARPSRRMTGAG; translated from the coding sequence ATGGAAGATAAACACGCCTATACCTATATTCTTGCCAGCAAACGAAATGGAACACTTTACACCGGGGTGACCAGCAATCTGGAGCGCCGTATGTATGAACATAAAAACAAAACACACCCTGAAAGCTTCAGCGCAAAATATACTGTCAATCTACTGGTTTGGTACGAATCTGGAGAAGATATTCAGGCTGCCATCGAATTGGAGAAGAAAATTAAAAACAGAAGTAGAGCCTGGAAAATTGCTTTGATTGAGAAAAACAATCCCGATTGGAAAGATCTGAGTTTGGATTGTATGGATTCTGCGACTACGGCCGCTGCGCGTCCTTCGCGCAGAATGACTGGTGCCGGGTGA